One Littorina saxatilis isolate snail1 linkage group LG1, US_GU_Lsax_2.0, whole genome shotgun sequence genomic window carries:
- the LOC138966910 gene encoding uncharacterized protein gives MVNKCGVVNCKGNYNKANKCRLFKLPADSLERQSWIAAIPPREHFVINPETYRICERHWKEGYAAKGIGTKARPVDPPTEFDVLKSCLPTSKPPPRTTNAEDRQLAFWREKDTIKDFSSFRPESELRKKYTNVIINRTNDRLVCVFMNDDFSESEVSIIVENKATLTCVLTLIAFKSGIRVPLGKILHPNNGMNSNSQFLEAVHIAVNFEPHCDSVTRKVVDILRSHSSESDCCRDNKNAQKLSFLTHQLQLLIEKQYSVNDYCFAIESFPHCNYELLREYLVLPSKRKLQSVVSSVDTDSVLKGTFEKVKIDQQKNVFLLVDEVKIRPTVAFAGGVLSGMAKNDENSKATSMLCVMMKALHRGPSVMISVTPVHRLTADYQYGVVMEAAGRVEKAGGHVLGSITDNHKVNQHFCKLFDRQSETTAIAKHPLSEERTWFLLFDTVHLLKCIRNNWITEKTKEITLGDDATASFEDVVQLYKEERDNILKTSPLTHSAVCPSKLQLQNVKHVLRVFNDKVVAALRLRGCSQTASFIETVLNWWKTVNVSGKGQDQRLNDPHRAVQEKASTSLDTFLMIFKQAESGQGASRIKCLTHDTRKALVQTMEGLKAVCHYLLTSAGFDYVVLREIQSDRLEGEFGVYRQTTGANCFMTSRDVFSASQKRLAKHAASFLESIEVESAPKEHTCLGISVDFEDAASMEICTADVTLTASEESSAAYVAGWLESKCEEELGFTDEEPFVTSEAKDFIHQVSRGKLKTPHACTFELVRIGLSFVKKARHRACCRKRLTGILCTLASFNDIDITCDRLFRHLSNVLLHGLQNLERDHEKDAVLLQTSVKRARMI, from the coding sequence ATGGTGAACAAGTGTGGTGTGGTGAACTGTAAAGGAAACTACAACAAGGCGAACAAGTGTCGTTTGTTCAAACTTCCAGCAGACTCATTAGAAAGGCAGAGCTGGATTGCAGCAATCCCTCCACGCGAACACTTTGTGATCAATCCAGAAACATATCGCATCTGTGAACGCCATTGGAAAGAAGGTTATGCTGCAAAAGGGATTGGAACAAAAGCACGGCCTGTTGATCCCCCAACCGAATTTGATGTTCTCAAATCATGTCTGCCGACCTCAAAACCTCCACCTCGTACAACGAATGCTGAGGACCGTCAGCTAGCCTTCTGGAGGGAAAAGGATACTATCAAAGACTTTTCAAGTTTCAGGCCAGAGTCAGAATTGAGAAAAAAGTACACGAATGTCATCATCAATAGAACAAACGatcggcttgtgtgtgtcttcaTGAACGATGATTTTAGCGAATCAGAAGTCTCCATCATTGTGGAAAACAAAGCGACACTCACTTGTGTACTTACTCTCATTGCATTTAAGAGTGGAATAAGAGTGCCCTTAGGGAAAATTCTGCATCCTAATAATGGCATGAATTCAAACAGTCAGTTTCTTGAAGCAGTTCATATAGCTGTCAACTTTGAACCCCACTGTGATTCTGTGACCAGAAAAGTTGTAGATATTTTGCGTTCTCATTCGTCCGAGTCTGACTGCTGTAGAGACAATAAGAATGCCCAGAAACTGTCATTTCTTACACATCAGCTGCAGCTTTTGATTGAGAAGCAGTACTCTGTCAATGATTATTGTTTTGCCATCGAGTCGTTCCCCCACTGCAACTATGAACTTCTAAGAGAGTATCTTGTGCTGCCCAGTAAGCGTAAGCTGCAATCTGTAGTTTCATCAGTTGACACTGACTCTGTGTTGAAAGGAACGTTTGAAAAAGTTAAGATCGACCAGCAAAAGAATGTGTTCTTGTTGGTCGACGAAGTGAAAATTAGGCCGACTGTTGCTTTTGCTGGTGGTGTTTTGAGTGGTATGGCAAAAAATGATGAGAACAGCAAAGCAACGTCCATGCTCTGTGTAATGATGAAGGCGCTACACAGGGGACCTAGCGTCATGATTTCTGTGACACCCGTGCACAGGCTGACAGCGGACTACCAGTATGGCGTTGTGATGGAGGCAGCAGGTCGTGTAGAGAAAGCAGGTGGTCATGTTTTAGGGTCCATAACAGACAACCACAAGGTCAATCAACACTTTTGCAAACTGTTCGACAGACAATCAGAGACAACTGCCATAGCCAAGCATCCACTGAGTGAAGAGCGTACCTGGTTCCTCTTATTTGATACAGTTCATCTCCTCAAGTGCATTCGCAACAATTGGATTACTGAAAAGACCAAAGAAATAACGCTTGGTGATGATGCAACTGCATCTTTTGAAGACGTTGTGCAGCTGTacaaagaagagagagacaacATCCTCAAGACAagcccactcactcactctgcTGTTTGTCCTTCAAAGCTTCAACTTCAAAATGTGAAACATGTTTTGCGAGTTTTCAATGACAAAGTGGTTGCCGCACTGAGGTTGAGAGGATGCAGTCAGACGGCTAGCTTCATTGAAACAGTCCTCAACTGGTGGAAAACTGTCAATGTATCTGGAAAAGGACAAGATCAGCGTCTGAATGACCCACATCGTGCTGTCCAAGAGAAAGCTTCAACTTCCCTGGATACTTTCTTGATGATTTTCAAGCAGGCAGAGTCAGGGCAGGGAGCATCACGGATAAAATGCCTTACTCATGACACCAGGAAGGCTTTGGTTCAAACCATGGAAGGTCTGAAAGCTGTTTGCCACTATCTGCTCACTTCTGCCGGATTTGACTATGTTGTTCTGAGAGAAATTCAAAGTGACAGACTCGAAGGTGAATTTGGAGTCTATCGACAGACAACCGGGGCAAACTGCTTCATGACATCTAGAGATGTATTTTCTGCCAGCCAAAAACGACTCGCCAAACATGCAGCTTCTTTCCTGGAGTCTATCGAGGTTGAGTCTGCGCCAAAAGAGCACACCTGCCTAGGTATTAGTGTTGACTTTGAGGATGCAGCCTCCATGGAGATCTGTACAGCAGacgtgacactgacagcaagtGAGGAGAGCAGTGCAGCTTATGTTGCAGGCTGGCTGGAAAGCAAGTGTGAAGAGGAGCTTGGGTTCACGGACGAAGAGCCCTTTGTCACCAGTGAGGCCAAGGATTTCATCCACCAAGTGTCTAGAGGCAAGTTGAAGACACCACATGCCTGCACATTTGAGCTTGTGAGGATTGGACTTTCTTTTGTGAAAAAGGCTCGTCATCGGGCATGCTGCCGCAAGAGACTTACTGGCATCTTGTGCACATTGGCCAGTTTCAATGACATAGACATTACTTGCGATAGGCTCTTCAGGCATCTCTCCAATGTGCTGCTTCATGGACTTCAGAATCTGGAACGGGACCACGAGAAGGATGCAGTTCTCCTCCAGACTTCAGTGAAAAGAGCTAGAATGATCTGA